In Desulfofustis limnaeus, the genomic stretch ACTGGTTCTTGGGACTCTCGGTGAGCGAATACGATTAAGATTTTTCATTTGGCCAGCTCTCTTGATTTGTTTTTTATTCAATTGTATTAACACGTTATAAAGAAATAACTATTGAACACAACGTATCATTAACAATTATCGTGCCAAATTATGTTTTTTGAGCGTTACATGCCCTAATGGGCTATTTTGACTGTGTTTTGCCTGTTTCAGCGCAATGAGAGCGGGGGCGAGAAAGGAGAGGAATACCAAATTTTGTTCGACTTAATGGAACAATGTTCCATTTTCATTTTTTAAAAACGACCTGACTTTTTCCAGTTAGAAATGGTGTTTCTCGGTACTCCCAAAATTTCAGAAAGTCTTGACTGTCCTCCACTTTGGTGATTTTCAACAATTGATCGCATTACTTCCGGGAACACTCCTTGATTGCTAACTAAATAATTGGCTACCTGCTGCGGCGTCAAACTTTCCATCTTTTTACTTTCTATTTCTGCTGGATATTCAAAAATATCTTTATGATACTTGAGAGATCCACTCCCATAAATTTTAGATAAAGTATTAGGCACAAAACCGTCTGGCAATTTTTGAATTTCTTTCTTGTATTTATCGTAAATGGTAATCGTAACCGATTTGTACAATGGGATCGGAAATAAATTATTACTGTGATCACCGACAAGTTCAAAACCACTTAGCTGTTCTTTGCTACCCATTAGAGAATTAATCCAAACGGCTACCGGCTTCCTTGAAAGACTAATCTTGCAACAGCATTCCTCATTAGAATCGTAGACTATTTTTCTGTGTCTTCTTGTTTTTCGTGATTGCCGATCGGTATCAATCAGAGAAGAATAATTAATATGATTAATTAATTCATTAAACTGTGGTGAAAAAGTGGGGAAGTACGAACCCATTTCAAGGCCAGCTTTTCTTTCAAAAAGTACTCTTTCAAGCTCTCTAAAATTTCCAGGCCAATGCCGGTTATATAATCGAAAAAGATCGTAAATATCGAATCCCATGTCGGGATAACGCAACCCAACATAATAAAAAATGTCATTTCTGCGAAGATACAGGGGCGGGACGTCAATAGTTATCTTGAATCTATCCTCAACGTCGAAACGAATCCCCTGCGCAGGTTCGGTGTTTGCCGTTGCTACTATTCTAACTTCTGCTGTCTCTTTTTTACGGCTTCCCATAGGGTAATAGGTAAGGGTTTCCATGAACACTAATAATTTCGCCTGTATCTCTAGAGGAAGACTATTAATTTCTTCGAGCAGCAATACACCGTGTTTTTCTGCTGACTTTATATGCCCGACCACTTCCTTGTGTGCATCCGTGAAAGCCCCCTGAACGTGTCCGAACAACTCGCTTTCCGCAGTTGCGGGATGAATTGTGGCGCAGTTTATATGTGCAACCTCACCAGGAAGGCCATTTTCCTCAATAAATTCCTTCAAAAAATAACTTTTCCCACAGCCACGCGGACCTCTAATGAGAATGTGATCAAATTTCCCCGATACTTTGAGAAGGGATCTAAATCTCCTAATACAACCGTGCAGCCCAGGGATTGGTTCGAATTTTTCGAAGCTAGAAATCATTTTTTTCATTCTCCTGAGACGAGTTTTAAAGCACCACTCTCTCGCCGATATTCGCTCATTTCTATCTCAGCTTGCTCAAGAATCCATTCTTCAATCTTAGTATGCCATTTGCGTAGTAAATCAATAGGCCTTGAACGATAATGTTTCTCGGCTGTAGCCGATGGTTTGTGGCCCATTATTTGATAGACAATGCCGACAGGAGTCTCCACCCATTCAGACAAGGTGCCGAATGACCGGCGCAGACCGTGAATGGAAAGGTTATCGATGCCAGCTTCGGTTAATGCCCGCTCATGTGCTTTGCGAGGCTCTTGGAGTCGGCCGTCCTTTGCACGGGGACTATAAAACACCCACTGGTTACGTTGCGGCAATCCCATAAGCAAATAAGCAACATAAGGAGTCAGCGGTATGGTTCTTGTCCCATCTGCTTTGTCGCGTATAACCAAGCTGTTCCAACTGAAATCGACGTCGGACCATCGAAGATGGGCAAGCTCTTCACGCCGCGCCCCTGTTAGAAGTAAGCTCTGAAGATATGCCGAAATAACTTTGTTGCCGATCTTCCTCACCGCCGAGAACCACGCTTTGAGCTGCTCTCGTTGAAGACTGTCACTTTTAGGACGTTGCTTGGGAATAAGGTCCTTTCTTATTCGACTAGAGAAGGCCGAAGGATCAATTATGTCTTTATAATCAGAGTGTTCTTGGCACCAACTAAAGAACGCCCGGAGAAGAGTATATCCGAGTCGGGTCTGACCGGGCCGTTGGGACGCTTCTTTCGTCGCCCATGACCGTAGCTGCTCCGAGGTCAGATCGGCTAATTTTAGGTCCATTAAAGACGACAGCACTGCTGGTTTTGTCTTCCCTTTACCTCGTTTCCTCTTGTCTCCGCCGGTATGGGTGAGACGTAGATGGTCCAGGTGGTGGCGCTCTCCCCAATGCGGCCTGCGATCTTCAAGGTATTCGCCCCAAACATCTCGCACTAGTATGTGCTGTTTGTGCTCACTCGCTCGTTGTTTTGTTTGCAGTTCCAGGCGTTCTTGTTTTTCAAGACGTGGATCGATTCCTTTGTCTATCAAGGATTGCAGTCGTCGAGCCTCTTGCCGCGCTCCTGGCCTGACCGGATCACTTGAGTCTATCGTCCAGGTCCTCACATCGCCGATCTTGATGCGGATTGTTTTCCCGTTGATGCGACCTTGGTATACAAACGATTTGGTAGATTGAGTGGCCCTGACGCCAAGACCTCTCACCTCGCTGTCCCAATAAAACATCTGGCCGCTTGCGGGATGTTGCAAGTCGCGAATGCGACCAGTGGTGAATTTGATCCGCTCCATTATATAGCCCCCTGCGGCAGAGGTGGAGGGAGACGCGTTAACGAATGCTTACGTAAACCGAAGATCTCCCGTGTAAGCACTATGTAAGCATATTTCGACAATACCTGTCAATTGAAAGTCGTTGGCCATATCAACAAAAATATTTATTAATCCTTATATTATTGCACCTATGAGCAATACTCAATGCCATTCAATTCTTTTATCTTCGTACTCATAACCCGAAGGTCGGAGGTTCAAATCCTCCCCCCGCTACCAAAATTTAAAAGGGGTTAAACGAAACACTTCGTTTAGCCCCTTTTTCTTTTTCTTGTTTTCCTATACTCCCTACTCCCTCAATTGACGTACCCTTTCTTGTGCCTAACAGAATTTTTTGTGGTACATTTGCACCGTTTCTTTGCCTTTGCTCTTGTAGCGCGCCGAGAGGTTTGATACCAAATACCGCAAGGTTTGATACCAAAAGCCTAACCCGATTCAGCTCCTATTTCGACCCGTTTTAACCCTCGTTTTCCACCCCGTTTAAAGACCCGTTGTTGAGCTGTTTGAGATGAGCAATTCGGTGCGAGTTTTGCTCCTTCCGAGGGCTGATCTGGTAACTGAATATTTTAGCTCCACTTCCTCAACCTGGAAGCCTTCGAATAGCTTTCGGATCTGGGGAGTGTCATTGATAGACATCAGGAATCTCCCCTGGATGCCGCCAAGCAACTCGGCCAGATCCTGGAAGTCCTGCTCTTGAAAATCATGGCGATAGCCGGGGATCTCCCAATAAGGCGGGTCCAGGTAAAACAAGGTGTGCGGCCGGTCATAGCGTTTGATCAAATCCCGGAAATCAAGACACTCGATATTCACGTTGGCCAGCCGCTGCCAGGCTTGCTCCAGGGTGCTTTGCAGGTTCAACAGGTTCAAGCGTGGCCGGCCGGTGGTCGAAGTGCCGAAGGTCTGATTGGTCACATGACCGCCGAAGGCCATCTTCTGCAAATACAAATACCGGGCAGCCCGCTGGATGTCGGTCAGGGTCTCCGGGTTCACCTGGTTCTCGCGGTTGAATTCGGACCGCGCCACCAGCGAGAATTT encodes the following:
- a CDS encoding tyrosine-type recombinase/integrase is translated as MERIKFTTGRIRDLQHPASGQMFYWDSEVRGLGVRATQSTKSFVYQGRINGKTIRIKIGDVRTWTIDSSDPVRPGARQEARRLQSLIDKGIDPRLEKQERLELQTKQRASEHKQHILVRDVWGEYLEDRRPHWGERHHLDHLRLTHTGGDKRKRGKGKTKPAVLSSLMDLKLADLTSEQLRSWATKEASQRPGQTRLGYTLLRAFFSWCQEHSDYKDIIDPSAFSSRIRKDLIPKQRPKSDSLQREQLKAWFSAVRKIGNKVISAYLQSLLLTGARREELAHLRWSDVDFSWNSLVIRDKADGTRTIPLTPYVAYLLMGLPQRNQWVFYSPRAKDGRLQEPRKAHERALTEAGIDNLSIHGLRRSFGTLSEWVETPVGIVYQIMGHKPSATAEKHYRSRPIDLLRKWHTKIEEWILEQAEIEMSEYRRESGALKLVSGE
- a CDS encoding sigma 54-interacting transcriptional regulator, with translation MKKMISSFEKFEPIPGLHGCIRRFRSLLKVSGKFDHILIRGPRGCGKSYFLKEFIEENGLPGEVAHINCATIHPATAESELFGHVQGAFTDAHKEVVGHIKSAEKHGVLLLEEINSLPLEIQAKLLVFMETLTYYPMGSRKKETAEVRIVATANTEPAQGIRFDVEDRFKITIDVPPLYLRRNDIFYYVGLRYPDMGFDIYDLFRLYNRHWPGNFRELERVLFERKAGLEMGSYFPTFSPQFNELINHINYSSLIDTDRQSRKTRRHRKIVYDSNEECCCKISLSRKPVAVWINSLMGSKEQLSGFELVGDHSNNLFPIPLYKSVTITIYDKYKKEIQKLPDGFVPNTLSKIYGSGSLKYHKDIFEYPAEIESKKMESLTPQQVANYLVSNQGVFPEVMRSIVENHQSGGQSRLSEILGVPRNTISNWKKSGRF
- a CDS encoding DNA adenine methylase, translated to MGALIPYFGGKTRLAKQIIDRFPKHTCYVEVFAGGASVFFSKEPSAAEVINDLDKELITLYRAVKHHPEELYRQFKFSLVARSEFNRENQVNPETLTDIQRAARYLYLQKMAFGGHVTNQTFGTSTTGRPRLNLLNLQSTLEQAWQRLANVNIECLDFRDLIKRYDRPHTLFYLDPPYWEIPGYRHDFQEQDFQDLAELLGGIQGRFLMSINDTPQIRKLFEGFQVEEVELKYSVTRSALGRSKTRTELLISNSSTTGL